Proteins encoded together in one Gemmatimonadaceae bacterium window:
- a CDS encoding ABC transporter permease: MTVWRRFVDSFQENVAVAFESLRVSKMRSALTILGVVIGVSTVMAMASIVQGIQQQIVETIELAGPTTFYVMKVFSQTPLNPQDLPKWVRDRPDLTPQEADRIDALPEIAYAGMWGQYVARVEYAGVRTQPQVIMGADSHYTEIEGGTLTEGRWFTHAEEVNGRAVAVIDVDVAQKLFGSIDPIGKLVHIGARPAQVIGLYQPAANIFSPPGQEIVAIVPYLMLDHQFTLDKTNMVFIPVKPRPGVTVDDAESAVIVAMREARRLHPGDHNTFDLITQDQILDVFNKLTGVFFLVMIVLSAVALLVGGIGVMAVMMISVTERTHEIGLRKAVGATRRDILQQFLVEAATLTGIGGVIGIIVGLGLGRIATAAMNINAGAPVVLTLAAVVVSVGIGLVFGVLPARRAARLDPVEALRYE, translated from the coding sequence GTGACCGTCTGGCGCCGATTCGTCGACAGCTTCCAGGAGAACGTCGCCGTGGCGTTCGAGTCCCTGCGCGTGAGCAAGATGCGCTCGGCGCTCACCATCCTCGGCGTGGTCATCGGCGTGTCGACCGTCATGGCCATGGCGTCCATCGTCCAGGGCATCCAGCAACAGATCGTCGAGACCATCGAGCTGGCCGGCCCCACCACGTTCTACGTGATGAAGGTCTTCTCGCAGACGCCGCTGAACCCGCAGGATCTGCCCAAATGGGTCCGCGACCGTCCAGACCTCACCCCGCAGGAGGCGGATCGCATCGACGCCCTGCCCGAGATCGCCTACGCCGGCATGTGGGGCCAATACGTGGCGCGCGTCGAGTACGCCGGCGTGCGCACGCAGCCGCAAGTGATCATGGGCGCCGATTCGCATTATACGGAAATCGAGGGCGGCACGCTCACCGAAGGGCGGTGGTTCACGCATGCCGAAGAGGTGAACGGCAGGGCGGTGGCCGTGATCGACGTGGATGTGGCGCAGAAACTGTTCGGCAGCATCGATCCGATCGGCAAGTTGGTGCATATCGGCGCCCGCCCGGCGCAGGTGATCGGACTCTATCAGCCGGCGGCGAACATCTTCAGCCCACCCGGTCAGGAGATCGTGGCCATCGTGCCATACCTCATGCTCGATCACCAGTTCACGCTCGACAAGACGAACATGGTGTTCATTCCGGTGAAGCCGCGACCGGGCGTGACGGTGGACGACGCCGAGAGCGCCGTGATCGTGGCGATGCGCGAGGCGCGGCGGCTTCATCCGGGCGATCACAACACCTTCGACCTGATCACGCAGGACCAGATTCTCGACGTGTTCAACAAGCTCACGGGGGTCTTCTTTCTGGTGATGATCGTGCTGAGCGCCGTGGCGTTACTGGTGGGGGGGATCGGCGTGATGGCCGTGATGATGATCAGCGTCACCGAGCGCACCCATGAGATCGGCCTCCGCAAGGCGGTGGGCGCCACGCGCCGAGACATTCTGCAGCAGTTCCTCGTGGAGGCCGCCACGCTCACCGGAATCGGCGGGGTCATCGGGATCATCGTCGGACTGGGGCTGGGACGCATCGCCACGGCAGCCATGAACATCAATGCCGGCGCGCCCGTGGTGCTCACGCTCGCCGCCGTCGTGGTCTCGGTGGGCATCGGCCTCGTGTTCGGCGTACTGCCGGCAAGGCGGGCGGCGAGACTGGACCCCGTGGAGGCTCTGCGATACGAGTGA
- the bshB1 gene encoding bacillithiol biosynthesis deacetylase BshB1, translating into MPLDLLAIAAHRDDVELICGGTLLVAAARGRSTGILDLTMGEAGTRGSAELRAREADEAAKILGVSVRRNLGLPDAGVVNTPETRLLLAEEIRRLQPRVVIAPALNGRHPDHIAAGQLVRDACFVAGLAKVAPGLAKYRPHKVIHAVAYRQDFDRPTFVVDVSEVFERKMDAVRCYASQFDGVTQAGEVYPNGEPLYDAVRHYAAYYGSLIRCRYGEPFYTTETMRVDDVAALDVSTF; encoded by the coding sequence ATGCCACTCGATCTGCTGGCCATCGCCGCCCACCGCGACGACGTCGAACTCATCTGCGGCGGCACGCTGCTCGTGGCCGCGGCCCGCGGGCGCAGCACCGGTATTCTCGACCTGACGATGGGGGAGGCCGGCACGAGGGGATCGGCGGAACTTCGCGCGCGCGAAGCCGACGAGGCCGCCAAGATCCTCGGCGTATCCGTGCGGCGCAACCTCGGCCTTCCCGACGCCGGCGTCGTGAACACGCCGGAGACGCGGCTTCTGCTGGCGGAGGAGATCCGGCGTCTCCAGCCGCGCGTGGTCATCGCACCGGCGCTCAACGGCCGGCACCCCGACCACATCGCCGCTGGGCAACTGGTGCGCGATGCGTGCTTCGTGGCCGGCCTGGCCAAGGTCGCCCCCGGGCTCGCCAAGTATCGACCGCACAAGGTCATCCACGCCGTCGCCTACCGGCAGGACTTCGACCGGCCCACGTTCGTGGTGGACGTGTCCGAGGTGTTCGAGCGGAAGATGGACGCCGTGCGATGCTACGCATCGCAGTTCGACGGCGTGACGCAGGCCGGCGAGGTGTACCCCAACGGCGAACCCCTGTACGACGCCGTGCGGCACTATGCGGCCTATTATGGATCGCTTATACGCTGCCGCTACGGCGAACCGTTCTACACCACCGAGACGATGCGCGTGGACGATGTCGCGGCGCTCGACGTGTCGACTTTTTGA